The proteins below are encoded in one region of Hordeum vulgare subsp. vulgare chromosome 3H, MorexV3_pseudomolecules_assembly, whole genome shotgun sequence:
- the LOC123443118 gene encoding monoacylglycerol lipase, producing MEMGGDEMMMTSGATGRIVPVFRSVLSRRALLRLAVALHSLFLWLLLLVGRRRRPDAASPAEPGRPGKARSRRRAAEEEDVRRRRALAEEVPMAEDDSDADGRTCGTFVIAGARRNALFCRVWAPAVGTETRAILLIVHGLNEHSGRYLHFAEQLTSCGFGVYAMDWIGHGGSDGLHGYVPSLDYVIKDMEVLLDKIMLENPDVPCFLLGHSTGGAVVLKASLYAHIRTRLEGIILTSPAVRVKPAHPIVGAVAPIFSLIAPKFQFKGANKRGIPVSRDPAALLAKYSDPLVYTGPIRVRTGHEILRISSYLLHNLKKVTVPFVVLHGTADRVTDPLASQELYREAASRHKDLRLYEGFLHDLLFEPERDEIAADIIRWMDRTLGLQAV from the exons ATGGAGATGGGCGGCGACGAGATGATGATGACTTCGGGCGCCACGGGCCGGATCGTGCCCGTCTTCCGCTCCGTGCTGTCCCGCCGCGCGCTGCTCCGCCTCGCCGTCGCGCTCCACTCGCTTTTCCTctggctcctcctcctcgtcggccgccgccgccgccccgacgccgccagcccggcggagcccggCCGCCCCGGGAAGGCCAGGAGCAGGCGCagggccgcggaggaggaggacgtgcGCCGCCGCCGGGCGCTCGCGGAGGAGGTGCCCATGGCGGAGGACGACTCGGACGCGGACGGGAGGACGTGCGGCACGTTCGTCATCGCCGGGGCCAGGCGGAACGCGCTCTTCTGCCGCGTCTGGGCGCCGGCGGTCGGCACGGAGACGAG GGCCATTCTGCTCATCGTACATGGGCTCAATGAACATAG TGGGAGGTATTTGCATTTTGCCGAGCAGCTAACGTCATGTGGCTTTGGAGTATATGCAATGGACtggattg GTCATGGTGGGAGTGATGGTCTGCACGGTTATGTTCCTTCTCTGGACTATGTTATAAAAGACATG GAAGTACTTCTTGATAAAATTATGCTGGAGAATCCAGATGTTCCTTGTTTTCTACTCGGCCACTCCACTGGTGGAGCTGTTGTTTTGAAG GCGTCGCTGTACGCCCATATCAGAACCAGACTGGAAGGGATCATCCTGACTTCACCAGCTGTGCGTGTAAAACCAGCGCATCCGATAGTCGGG GCAGTGGCACCGATATTCTCTCTGATTGCACCCAAGTTCCAATTCAAGGGAGCCAACAAGCGGGGCATCCCGGTGTCCCGCGACCCTGCGGCGCTGCTAGCAAAGTACTCTGACCCGCTGGTCTACACGGGGCCGATCAGGGTCCGTACGGGCCACGAGATCCTGCGCATCTCCTCCTACCTGCTGCACAACCTGAAGAAGGTGACTGTCCCGTTTGTAGTCCTGCACGGCACGGCGGACCGGGTGACGGACCCGCTGGCCTCGCAGGAGCTCTACAGGGAGGCGGCGTCGAGGCACAAGGACCTGCGGCTGTACGAGGGGTTCCTGCACGACCTGCTCTTCGAACCCGAGCGCGACGAGATCGCCGCCGACATCATCAGGTGGATGGACCGGACGCTCGGTCTGCAGGCCGTATGA